The following are encoded together in the Pseudoalteromonas ruthenica genome:
- a CDS encoding electron transfer flavoprotein subunit alpha/FixB family protein, translated as MKALVVAEHEYGELKPETAKTLSAAHKVGADIDVLLVGENLNDAAEQASKLSGVSRVLVADSSDYAHQLAENTADLIVSLAGDYSHLFASATTTGKNIMPRVAALLDKAQVSDIIDVIDADTFKRPIYAGNAIATVKSLESVHVITVRASAFDAVSSDGSASIEKIDNSMASTNSEFVSKEQTESERPELTAADVVISGGRGMQNGENFKLLEGIADKLGAAIGASRAAVDAGFVPNDMQVGQTGKIVAPDLYIAVGISGAIQHLAGMKDSKVIVAINKDPEAPIFQVADYGLVADLFDVLPELEAKL; from the coding sequence ATGAAAGCATTAGTGGTAGCTGAGCACGAGTACGGTGAACTAAAGCCTGAAACCGCGAAAACATTAAGCGCGGCGCACAAAGTAGGCGCTGATATTGATGTGTTGCTGGTTGGTGAGAACCTTAATGACGCGGCTGAACAGGCTAGTAAGCTCAGCGGTGTAAGCCGTGTGTTGGTCGCTGATAGCAGTGATTATGCACACCAACTAGCTGAAAACACCGCTGATTTAATTGTGAGCCTAGCGGGTGATTATAGCCATCTATTTGCCAGTGCGACGACCACCGGTAAAAACATTATGCCACGGGTTGCAGCGCTATTAGATAAAGCGCAAGTATCGGACATTATTGATGTTATCGACGCTGATACGTTCAAACGCCCGATTTATGCTGGTAACGCCATTGCGACGGTGAAGTCACTTGAGTCTGTGCACGTTATTACTGTGCGTGCCAGTGCCTTTGATGCAGTGAGCAGCGACGGCAGTGCTAGCATCGAAAAGATTGACAATAGCATGGCCTCAACGAACAGTGAGTTTGTCTCTAAAGAGCAAACTGAGTCTGAACGCCCTGAATTAACCGCTGCTGATGTGGTTATTTCCGGCGGCCGAGGTATGCAAAATGGTGAAAACTTCAAACTGTTAGAAGGTATTGCCGATAAGCTCGGTGCGGCTATTGGCGCATCACGCGCTGCGGTAGACGCGGGCTTTGTGCCGAACGATATGCAAGTAGGGCAAACCGGCAAAATTGTCGCTCCTGATTTGTACATAGCCGTGGGTATCAGTGGTGCCATCCAGCATTTGGCAGGTATGAAAGACTCAAAGGTTATTGTAGCTATCAACAAAGACCCAGAAGCACCGATTTTCCAAGTGGCTGACTATGGGTTAGTGGCTGATTTATTCGATGTTCTACCTGAGTTAGAAGCCAAGCTTTAA